The Cucumis melo cultivar AY chromosome 6, USDA_Cmelo_AY_1.0, whole genome shotgun sequence genome includes a region encoding these proteins:
- the LOC103483847 gene encoding universal stress protein PHOS32-like yields the protein MAEKVMVIGVDESEHSFYALDWTLQHFFGPNATPYKLTIVNATLPSTPHGVAFLGSPNLMPTIDADLKKTNSTVQRAKDICIEHKVQSVETEVVEGDARHVLCDSVDKFHASILVVGSHDYGVVKKMGLGSVSDYCAQHAHCCVMIVKRPPKPMS from the exons ATGGCGGAGAAGGTAATGGTGATTGGCGTCGATGAAAGTGAGCACAGCTTCTACGCTTTGGATTGGACGCTTCAACATTTCTTTGGGCCTAACGCCACTCCTTACAAGCTCACTATTGTCAACGCTACACTTCCCTCGACCCCTCATGGAGTCGCATTCCTAG GGTCCCCGAATTTGATGCCCACGATCGATGCAGATTTAAAGAAAACTAATAGCACGGTTCAAAGAGCGAAGGATATATGCATCGAACACAAG GTTCAAAGCGTGGAGACTGAAGTTGTGGAGGGTGATGCCAGACATGTATTATGCGATTCTGTAGACAAGTTCCATGCATCCATTTTGGTTGTTGGAAGTCATGATTATGGAGTAGTAAAAAA GATGGGACTGGGCAGTGTTAGTGACTACTGTGCTCAGCATGCTCATTGCTGTGTCATGATTGTGAAGAGGCCACCCAAGCCCATGAGCTAA
- the TCTP gene encoding translationally-controlled tumor protein homolog produces the protein MLVYQDLVSGDELLSDSFPYKEIENGMIWEVEGKWVVKGAVDVDIGANPSAEGGGEDEGVDDQAVKVVDIVDTFRLQEQPSMDKKVFLSCIKKYIKKLTPLLQGEQQEAFKNKIEGAVKYLLPKVKDLQFFVGESMADDSAMVFAYYKEGATDPTFLYIAPGLKEVKC, from the exons GTGACGAGCTTCTCTCGGATTCGTTTCCATACAAGGAAATTGAGAATGGAATGATTTGGGAAGTTGAAGGAAAG TGGGTCGTTAAAGGAGCAGTTGATGTGGATATTGGTGCTAATCCTTCAGCTGAAGGTGGCGGTGAAGATGAAGGTGTTGATGATCAGGCTGTGAAGGTGGTCGACATTGTTGACACCTTCCGTCTTCAG GAGCAACCTTCCATGGACAAAAAGGTTTTCCTCTCATGCATCAAGAAGTATATCAAAAAATTGACACCTTTGCTGCAAGGAGAGCAACAAGAGGCATTTAAGAATAAAATTGAGGGAGCAGTTAAGTACCTGCTTCCAAAGGTCAAGGACTTGCAATT CTTCGTTGGGGAGAGTATGGCCGATGATAGCGCAATGGTATTTGCATACTACAAGGAAGGAGCTACTGACCCAACATTCTTATACATTGCCCCTGGTTTGAAGGAAGTCAAGTGCTGA